Part of the Rhizobium tropici CIAT 899 genome, TATGCGCAAGCGTTGATTTGGTATCGCCGTGCCGCCGATCAGGATTTTGCCACGGCCCAGTACGCCCTCGGTCTCTTATACGACCAAGGTCTGGGCGTTCCCCAAGATTACGGTCAAGCGATCGTCTGGTATAAAAAAGCCGCCGACAAGGGCCTGGATGTGGCCCAGGGCAATCTCGGCAACATGTATGCAATGGGCCATGGAGTTGTGCGGGATCGGGACGAGGCAATCAAATGGTTCCGTAAGGCGTCCGACCAGGGACTTACAACTGCGCAAGAATCCCTGAAAAGGCTAGAGAAGCAGGAATAGGCGCGTCTTTTCTTCTTTCGGTGGTCCTGAGTTATTCTCCCTAGCGCGCTCTGCAACAAAGTCGGTGCGCTGCCCGGTCCTTTCATGAAGTACGCGAATATGAAAGACGAGGTCATATGAGAAACATCGGATCGCAGATCGAAACGCCACGGCTGCTGCTCCGTCCTTCGCGTCTATCCGATACTCCTGCTCTGTTCGAATTTCTGGGCGACAAGGAAGCCATGAAGCATACGCATGCGGACGTGACGCCTGGCGAATGCCGTCGCAGGATCGCGGTTCACGAATGGCGCCGGCGGCGCGATGGATATGCACCCTGGACCGCTGTCAGAAAGAAAGATGCAAGAATCATCGGCTGGGGCGGCTTGTACAACGATCCGTTTGACCCAGGCTGGGGCTGCGAAATCGGATACTTTTTCCGCCGGGACGCCTGGGGATATGGCTACGCATCGGAATTGGTCGCCGCGGCGCTGCATTTTGCCGACAGGGAGCTGCGGCTTGGCGAAGTCCGCGCCTTTGCCCACCCTGAAAACACAGCTTCCAGGAAGATCCTGGAAATGGCAGGTTTCGGGATCGTTCGCTTCGTTCCTGAGATGAATCGCCTGCTCCTTTCCAGAGCCCGGCGTGGGGACAACATAGTAGATCGAGACGGATGAGAATTACGTCTTCTCTCGAGAATGCATGACGGGCAAAGTTTAAAAACAAGCGTCGCATTAAATAATATGACTTTTTTTATCTTGTTTTGACCCGGTGACACGGCTATATCGCGCACGCGCCTTCGTTCGATCTCGTCGACAACAGTCATCAGGATATTTTCGTGACCATATTGAAATCAGTTTTGGCCGTTTCAGCTCTTTGTGCGACCCTTGGCTTTGCCGCGTCAACAGCCTTTGCCGCTTCGACCAGCTATCCGTTGACCATCGATAATTGCGGCGTCAAGGTCACGTTTCAGAAGGCTCCGGAGCGCGCGATCGGGCTCGGCCAGAATAGCGCCGAAATTCTTCTCCTGCTCGGCCTCGAAAACAAAATGGTCGGCACCGCTTTCTGGCCCAACAAGGTTCTGCCGCAGCTTGCGGAAGCCAATTCCAAGGTCAAGCTGCTGACGGTCGAGTTCCCGACCTTTGAATCGATCCTCTCGGAAAATCCTGACTTCGTTACAGCCGCCCTGCCGACCCTGATGGGACCAAGCAGCAAAGTGGCAAAGCGCGAGGACTTCGAAAAGCTCAATATTCCGACCTATGTTTCCCCCAGTATGTGCCCGGCCCAGGGAGCCTCTCAGGACAAATACGGCTATGCCGCCCGTAGCCAGATCTGGAACATGAGCACTCTTTACCAGGAAATCGACGAGCTCTCGCAGATTTTCGACGTCCGCGACAAGGGCCAGGCGCTGATCACGGATCTGAAAAAGCGGGAAGAGGCACTGCGCGTGGATGCGCCGAAGGATGGCAAGAAGCTCTCCTATGTCTTCTGGTTCTCCAGCCCATCCCCATCTGCAGATGCCTATGTCGGCGGAAAAAACAGCCCGTCAGGCTATATCGCCGACCTTCTTGGCGGAACCAATGCCATCAAAACCGATGCGGAATCGCCGCAGCTCGGTTGGGAAAGCATCATCGCTAGCAATCCCGACGTCATCGTGGTCACCCAGGTCGACCGCAATCGCTGGGAACTCGACAAAGTCCAGGCAAAGATCAAGTTCCTGACGACCGATCCGGCGACCAGCCAGATGACGGCGGTGAAGAACAAGGCCATGGTGATCATGCCCGCGCAGGCGATGAATCCGAGCGTGCAGACAATTTTCGGCGCCGAACAGGTGGCTGAGCAGCTGAAGGCACTCGGCCTCAGGTGAGCATAGTGGTGGAAACCAGTAAGTCCGGTCGCCTTTTGTCGCGGGTCGCCGCCCCTGCCGGACTTTTTCTGGCGTGCCTTGCAGCGATCGCGCTGGTGGTCGGCATCAGTGTGGGGATCGGCGACATGCCGATCCCGCTTTCCACCACCTATTTCGCCATCACGAACAAGTTGGGCTGGACCTCGGTCGAGCTCAACCGCATCCATGAAACCGTCATCTGGGAATATCGGCTGAGCCGCGCTTTGGTCGCCGTATTCTGCGGCGCGGGTCTCGCGCTTTGCGGTGCGATCATGCAGTCCATGCTGCGCAATCCCTTGGCCGAGCCTTACGTGCTCGGCATCTCCGCCGGCGCCTCCACCGGCGCGGTTGCTGTCGTTATTCTCGGGATCGGAGCTGGCGCCGTTTCGCTCTCCGCCGGTGCCTTCGCCGGTGCTTTTGCGGCCTTTATCCTCGTCGCCGTGCTTTCGAACGGAGCACGCGGTGGCCCGGACAGAACGATTTTGGCGGGTGTTGCCACGTCGCAGCTATTCAACGCAGCGACATCCTACGTCGTCACCACCTCCGGCAATGCCCAGCAGGCGCGCGACGTTATGTTCTGGCTGCTCGGAAGCTTCAGTGGTGTGCGCTGGCCGGAATTTGCACTGGTGTCGATTGTCGTCGGATTGGGTCTGATCGTCTGCCTGTTCTATTCGCGTCTGCTTGACGCTTTCGCTTTTGGCGACGAGGCGGCCGCCTCGCTCGGCGTAAATGTCGGCCGCACCCGTATCATTCTGTTTGCACTGACCGCGGTCATCACGGCAACCATCGTCAGCATGGTCGGCACGATCGGCTTCGTCGGTCTGGTCGTCCCGCATGCGGCGCGCTTCGTCGTCGGGCCGCTTCACATCCGGTTGCTGCCTGCCTGTGCCATTACCGGCGCCATCTTCATGGTTCTCGCCGATATTGCCTCCCGCATCCTCATTCCGCAGCAGGTTCTGCCGATCGGCGTGGTCACGGCGCTGGTCGGCGTTCCCTTCTTCTCCATCATTCTCTACCGGCTCCAGCGGGCATCATGAGCATAAAGGCCGACAATATCACCTGGAAAATCGGCGCGAAGACCGTTCTCAACGGCGTCTCTTTCGAGGCGCCTGCAGGCAAGATGCTTGGTCTCCTCGGGCCGAACGGCTCCGGCAAGACCTCGCTTCTGCGTCTACTTGCGGGGCTGAAACGGCCGAACTCCGGCCGCATCACTCTCGAAGAGAAGAATTTACAGCAGATGTCCCGCCGTTCGATCGCAAGGCGTGTCGCCTTCGTCGAGCAACACAGCACAACCAATGCCAATCTCAGGGTCATCGATGTCGTAAAGCTCGGCCGCTTTCCGCATCGCTCGATGTTCTCAGGCTGGACATCGGCAGATGACGAGGCCGTGGAAGACGCTCTCGAGCGCGCCGGCATGAAGGAGAAACGGGAGGACCGATGGCAGAGCCTGTCGGGCGGCGAAAAGCAGCGCACTCACATTGCGCGGGCTTTGGCACAGTCGCCGAAGGAACTGATCCTTGATGAGCCGACCAACCATCTCGACATCCAGCATCAAATCGGTCTGATGCGCTTGGTTGCCGGCCTGCCCGTCACCAGCATCATCGCTCTCCACGATCTCAACCACGCCGCGATGTTCTGCGATCAGCTGATCATCATGCAGCAAGGCGGGGTCGTGGCCTCCGGAGCCCCGGAAGACGTGCTGACGGAAGATTTGCTGAGAAATGTCTTTGCCGTTGAGGCAAGGATCGAGACCTCTCCTCACCACGACCGGCCGCACATTCACTATCTGCGCTGAGGGGAAATTCGGAATCTGTCCCCTGATCATCCTTGCCTCGAACTGCAACCAAGCGCATCTTTCGCAATGACCCTCGGCATCTCCGAGAGTTTTGATTGGCATCGGCAAAGGGCCGCAGCGGCATCGATTTTGCGCGTGCGGCGGATGGGGGAAATGCGTGACGGATAGGCTCAAGGGCAAGATTGCCATCATTTCAGGCGGCGCCACCGGCATGGGCGGTGCGGCGTCGCGCCTGTTTGCGGCCGAAGGCGCCAAGGTGGCGATCATCGACAGAAACGGCGACGCAGCGACTGCGACCGTGCGCGAAATCCGAGACGCCGGTGGCGTTGCCGACCATTGGGTTGCCGATGTTTCGAATGAGGCGGCGGTCAATGCGGCAGTCAAAGGCATCGAAGACCGCTTTGGCGCGGTAACCGTGCTCTTCAATCATGCAGGCACCATCGTCATCAAGCCGTTCCTCGACACGACGCTTGAGGAATGGGAATGGCTGCACGGCGTCAACGTCCGCTCGATGTTCCTGATGACCAAGGCCGTGCTGCCGGGCATGATTGCTGCCGGCGGCGGTTCCATCGTCTGCACCTCGTCGATCTCGGCTGTTGCCGCAACCCCGATGGAGGTGCTCTACGACACGACGAAGGGGGCGGTGCACATGTTTGCCCGCGCCATCGCAGTCGAGTTCCGCGATCGCAATATCCGCTGCAATGCCGTCTGCCCCGGCTTCATCCGCACGCCGCATGGGCTGCGCGAAGTGGCTGAGTTGCAGGCTCTGGGTGTCGATGTCTCGGATGCGGCAATCGCCGCGCAACAAGGCCGGATCGGCGAACCCGAGGATGTGGCGCGTGCCGCCCTCTATCTTGCTTCCGACGAGTCCAACTTCGTCAACGGCATCCACCTTTTCGTCGACAACGGCTTTACCGCCATCTGATCACTGACGCAGTGATAAAGCCGCCAAACATTCCGTCGAGGCGGCGTCATCGCCCCACCTGATCCGGTGACTTGACGGCTACGCCGAAGGGCAGGAAGTGTTTGAGATTGGCGGTGATCACGGTCAGCTTGTGAATGCTTGCCGTTCCCGCGATGATCGCATCCGCCGTGCCGGGACTATGCCCGGCGATGACTGCTTTCGCCTCGAGCCTCCCGGATTCAAGAGCGATGTCCTTGTCGACGGGCAGGATGTGATCACCATAGCCGACAATCAATCCTTGCAGCCAGGTATGAATTCCCGCAGCCTTTGCTTTGGCGCCTTTTGCTTCCAACAATCGCACGCCCTTTTCGATCTCGTGGATCGTCAGGGCTGACAGGTAGACTGCATCTTGCCGATCCTGTTCATCCACCCATTCGGCAAAAGTATTCGATGCGCTGGCTTTGGACGGAGCGAACATGGAGATCGCGTTGGTGTCGAGAAGAAAGCTCACAAATCGACCTCGCGAGATGGAGCAGGATTTCTGGAGAAAACATCCTCGGTGGGATCGAAATCAGCCGGAAAGGTCTTCAGGTATTGAACCAGGCTCGGTCGGCCCTTCCGGATCGCTTTTTTTGCCTCTTCGGCTGCCTTCACGCTGACAACGACGGCTGCGGCACGCCCATGACGGGTAATTGTTACAAACTCACCGGCCGCAGCCTGATCGATGACATAGGAAAACGACGCCTTGGCATCCTTTAAGCTGATCATTGTCATGGAAGGCTCCTAAAAGGGGTCACTTATGACCTCTTTTAAGCGCACGTTCGTGCAAAATCAAGGCGCGTTCAGGTCATCCACTTGCGGTGCTCAACGAAACGCTCTGCCAAAAGGTCGATGAACAAACGCACTTTCGTCGGCAGATGACTGCGGTTGGGATAGATCGCGCTGATGGTGAATTCCATGGCGCGGTAGTCGGGCATGGCACGCACGAGACGGCCGGCGGCGACCTCTTCGAAGACGATGAAGCTCGGGGCCAGAAAAATGCCCTGTCCGTTTGCCAAGAGAAAGCGCAGCGTCTCGGCATTGTTCGAGACGACATTGCCTGATATCTTGACCCTCACTTGCTTCCCGTCAGCATCTTCGAAACGCCATTCGTCGCCGTAGGGATAATAGGTATATTGCAGGCAATTATGCTCCGCGAGGTCGGCCGGCACTTTCGGCATGGGATGCGTTTCACGATATTCGGGCGAGCAGACGAGCATATGGCGCCAGGGCGCTAGCTTGCGCGCGACGAGCGTCGAATCCGGCGCCGGCAGGGTTCGGATCATCAGATCGTAACCCTCCTCAATCATGTCGACCGACCGTTCACCAACGTTGAAATCAAGCGAGATTGCCGGATATAGCGTCATGAACTCGTTGACGACGGGAAGCAGGAAACGGACGATGGCGCCGCTGGTATAGAGCTTCAACGTGCCGCGCGGCATGGTGCTAAGCGCGCCCGCCGTCCGGTCGGCCTCCTCGAGATCGGCAATGATCTGCGAGGATCGCTCGTAATAATATTTGCCGGTTTCCGTCAGGCTGACCCGGCGTGTCGTGCGGTTCAGAAGCCGCACACCGAGATGATCTTCCAATGACTGCACATGGTTGCCCACCATGGTGACCGACATGTTGAGGCGGCGGGCGGCGGCGGAAAAACCGCCACATTCCACCACCCGGCCAAAGACTGCGAGGCTGGTCAACCGATCCATATTGTCCTCGGATTATCCACTGTGACTTGATGATCCTTCCCGATTTGAGGAGATTATCAGAAGGATCGTTCGGACGCATCTTCATCGCATCAAAAATGACCCCGAACAAAGGGGTAGCGCACTGAAGGAAACGGACGATGGTCGAACTACCGCGCAACGAGGCGTTCAAGAACGCAAGCCAGGCCGATGCTGCTCCAGTCAACGAGGTTGCGAAATCTCCCGCCGCCGACGTTCCGCAAGGAAGAGTTGCCGAAGCGCCTATCGGTGACGCCAGACCAAAGGCGGATAGGAAGCTCATCAAGCGCGGCTTGCTGATCGCCGCGCTGCTGGCCGGCGTCGCGGCCGCAGCGGATTTCGGCTATCGCTACTGGACGGTCGGACGCTTCATCGAATCCACCGACGATGCCTATGTGAAGGCCGATTACACCACGATTGCCCCAAAGGTCGCCGGCTACATCAAGGAGGTGCTTGTCAACGACAATGACCATGTCAAGGCCGGCCAGCTTCTTGCCCGCATCGATGACCGCGATTTCCAGGCGGCGCTTTCCCAAGCAAAAGCCGATTTAAAGGCTGCG contains:
- a CDS encoding LysR family transcriptional regulator, which codes for MDRLTSLAVFGRVVECGGFSAAARRLNMSVTMVGNHVQSLEDHLGVRLLNRTTRRVSLTETGKYYYERSSQIIADLEEADRTAGALSTMPRGTLKLYTSGAIVRFLLPVVNEFMTLYPAISLDFNVGERSVDMIEEGYDLMIRTLPAPDSTLVARKLAPWRHMLVCSPEYRETHPMPKVPADLAEHNCLQYTYYPYGDEWRFEDADGKQVRVKISGNVVSNNAETLRFLLANGQGIFLAPSFIVFEEVAAGRLVRAMPDYRAMEFTISAIYPNRSHLPTKVRLFIDLLAERFVEHRKWMT
- a CDS encoding GNAT family N-acetyltransferase, producing the protein MRNIGSQIETPRLLLRPSRLSDTPALFEFLGDKEAMKHTHADVTPGECRRRIAVHEWRRRRDGYAPWTAVRKKDARIIGWGGLYNDPFDPGWGCEIGYFFRRDAWGYGYASELVAAALHFADRELRLGEVRAFAHPENTASRKILEMAGFGIVRFVPEMNRLLLSRARRGDNIVDRDG
- a CDS encoding SDR family NAD(P)-dependent oxidoreductase; its protein translation is MTDRLKGKIAIISGGATGMGGAASRLFAAEGAKVAIIDRNGDAATATVREIRDAGGVADHWVADVSNEAAVNAAVKGIEDRFGAVTVLFNHAGTIVIKPFLDTTLEEWEWLHGVNVRSMFLMTKAVLPGMIAAGGGSIVCTSSISAVAATPMEVLYDTTKGAVHMFARAIAVEFRDRNIRCNAVCPGFIRTPHGLREVAELQALGVDVSDAAIAAQQGRIGEPEDVARAALYLASDESNFVNGIHLFVDNGFTAI
- a CDS encoding type II toxin-antitoxin system Phd/YefM family antitoxin, with the translated sequence MTMISLKDAKASFSYVIDQAAAGEFVTITRHGRAAAVVVSVKAAEEAKKAIRKGRPSLVQYLKTFPADFDPTEDVFSRNPAPSREVDL
- a CDS encoding type II toxin-antitoxin system VapC family toxin: MSFLLDTNAISMFAPSKASASNTFAEWVDEQDRQDAVYLSALTIHEIEKGVRLLEAKGAKAKAAGIHTWLQGLIVGYGDHILPVDKDIALESGRLEAKAVIAGHSPGTADAIIAGTASIHKLTVITANLKHFLPFGVAVKSPDQVGR
- a CDS encoding ABC transporter ATP-binding protein, encoding MSIKADNITWKIGAKTVLNGVSFEAPAGKMLGLLGPNGSGKTSLLRLLAGLKRPNSGRITLEEKNLQQMSRRSIARRVAFVEQHSTTNANLRVIDVVKLGRFPHRSMFSGWTSADDEAVEDALERAGMKEKREDRWQSLSGGEKQRTHIARALAQSPKELILDEPTNHLDIQHQIGLMRLVAGLPVTSIIALHDLNHAAMFCDQLIIMQQGGVVASGAPEDVLTEDLLRNVFAVEARIETSPHHDRPHIHYLR
- a CDS encoding ABC transporter substrate-binding protein; protein product: MTILKSVLAVSALCATLGFAASTAFAASTSYPLTIDNCGVKVTFQKAPERAIGLGQNSAEILLLLGLENKMVGTAFWPNKVLPQLAEANSKVKLLTVEFPTFESILSENPDFVTAALPTLMGPSSKVAKREDFEKLNIPTYVSPSMCPAQGASQDKYGYAARSQIWNMSTLYQEIDELSQIFDVRDKGQALITDLKKREEALRVDAPKDGKKLSYVFWFSSPSPSADAYVGGKNSPSGYIADLLGGTNAIKTDAESPQLGWESIIASNPDVIVVTQVDRNRWELDKVQAKIKFLTTDPATSQMTAVKNKAMVIMPAQAMNPSVQTIFGAEQVAEQLKALGLR
- a CDS encoding FecCD family ABC transporter permease, which codes for METSKSGRLLSRVAAPAGLFLACLAAIALVVGISVGIGDMPIPLSTTYFAITNKLGWTSVELNRIHETVIWEYRLSRALVAVFCGAGLALCGAIMQSMLRNPLAEPYVLGISAGASTGAVAVVILGIGAGAVSLSAGAFAGAFAAFILVAVLSNGARGGPDRTILAGVATSQLFNAATSYVVTTSGNAQQARDVMFWLLGSFSGVRWPEFALVSIVVGLGLIVCLFYSRLLDAFAFGDEAAASLGVNVGRTRIILFALTAVITATIVSMVGTIGFVGLVVPHAARFVVGPLHIRLLPACAITGAIFMVLADIASRILIPQQVLPIGVVTALVGVPFFSIILYRLQRAS